A region of Esox lucius isolate fEsoLuc1 chromosome 3, fEsoLuc1.pri, whole genome shotgun sequence DNA encodes the following proteins:
- the LOC105028923 gene encoding UAP56-interacting factor isoform X2 encodes MSNAGFSAARGSSGGPDKVDMSLDDIIRLNKKEQQARRPGQGNRRPLQRGKGFLPGKQRGARIGAQNQRGVGLARGRLTRVGVGRGRKIPPLIGRRRGQGVITGLAARKTAAIQKGISSLNRSAVNQKLRPFVNPSRPFVNPSRPFVNPSRPFVNPSRPFGNPSRPFIQPAQYRQTQGQKRPYRQADIQRGPNLMTRTRPFQLRRRPLPPVHPTQREARQATFLFHRGLKVHAQVQKPTPTSPTAPTVRTRQWRTSTNSNGILTVSIDNPTAMTQPEPPSAWSLHPPKPRSPTPVKMEVEEKKPAPPKGVPLQFDINSVGKQTAMTLNERFRILKDQRVATAQAGKGSRFVTVG; translated from the exons ATGAGTAACGCTGGATTTTCGGCTGCGCGGGGGAGCTCAGGGGGACCTGATAAGGTCGACATGTCATTAG ATGATATAATTCGTTTAAACAAGAAGGAGCAACAAGCACGGCGGCCTGGCCAAGGAAACCGCAGGCCACTACAGAGAGGCAAAGGTTTTCTCCCAGGGAAGCAAAGGGGTGCAAGGATTGGGGCACAGAACCAAAGGG GAGTGGGTCTAGCTAGAGGGAGGTTAACGAGAGTGGGTGTCGGAAGAGGCCGGAAGATTCCCCCTCTGATTGGTCGACGCCGCGGTCAAGGGGTCATCACTGGACTGGCGGCCCGGAAGACGGCAGCGATACAGAAGGGAATCAGTTCGCTCAACCGATCGGCTGTCAACCAG AAGTTACGCCCCTTCGTCAATCCGTCGCGGCCCTTCGTCAATCCGTCGCGGCCCTTCGTCAACCCGTCGCGGCCCTTCGTCAACCCGTCGCGGCCCTTCGGCAATCCATCACGGCCTTTCATCCAACCAGCccaatacagacagacacaaggcCAGAAGAGGCcatacaggcaggcagacattcAGAGAGGCCCCAACTTGATGACAAGGACGAGACCCTTTCAGCTGCGGAGACG GCCGCTGCCCCCTGTCCATCCCACCCAGAGGGAAGCCCGCCAGGCCACCTTCCTCTTCCACAGGGGACTGAAG GTCCACGCTCAGGTACAGAAGCCGACGCCGACGTCTCCAACCGCTCCTACAGTCAGAACTCGCCA GTGGCGCACATCTACAAATAGCAACGGAATCCTGACGGTTTCCATCGACAACCCCACTGCCATGACACAGCCTGA GCCTCCCAGTGCTTGGTCCCTACACCCCCCAAAGCCCCGAAGCCCTACCCCGGTcaagatggaggtggaggagaagaaGCCGGCACCACCTAAAGGAGTGCCCTTGCAGTTTGACATTAACAGTGTGGGGAAACAG ACAGCGATGACTCTGAATGAGCGCTTCCGTATCTTGAAGGACCAGCGTGTCGCCACCGCAC
- the LOC105028923 gene encoding UAP56-interacting factor isoform X1, which yields MSNAGFSAARGSSGGPDKVDMSLDDIIRLNKKEQQARRPGQGNRRPLQRGKGFLPGKQRGARIGAQNQRGVGLARGRLTRVGVGRGRKIPPLIGRRRGQGVITGLAARKTAAIQKGISSLNRSAVNQKLRPFVNPSRPFVNPSRPFVNPSRPFVNPSRPFGNPSRPFIQPAQYRQTQGQKRPYRQADIQRGPNLMTRTRPFQLRRRPLPPVHPTQREARQATFLFHRGLKVHAQVQKPTPTSPTAPTVRTRQWRTSTNSNGILTVSIDNPTAMTQPEPPSAWSLHPPKPRSPTPVKMEVEEKKPAPPKGVPLQFDINSVGKQQTAMTLNERFRILKDQRVATAQAGKGSRFVTVG from the exons ATGAGTAACGCTGGATTTTCGGCTGCGCGGGGGAGCTCAGGGGGACCTGATAAGGTCGACATGTCATTAG ATGATATAATTCGTTTAAACAAGAAGGAGCAACAAGCACGGCGGCCTGGCCAAGGAAACCGCAGGCCACTACAGAGAGGCAAAGGTTTTCTCCCAGGGAAGCAAAGGGGTGCAAGGATTGGGGCACAGAACCAAAGGG GAGTGGGTCTAGCTAGAGGGAGGTTAACGAGAGTGGGTGTCGGAAGAGGCCGGAAGATTCCCCCTCTGATTGGTCGACGCCGCGGTCAAGGGGTCATCACTGGACTGGCGGCCCGGAAGACGGCAGCGATACAGAAGGGAATCAGTTCGCTCAACCGATCGGCTGTCAACCAG AAGTTACGCCCCTTCGTCAATCCGTCGCGGCCCTTCGTCAATCCGTCGCGGCCCTTCGTCAACCCGTCGCGGCCCTTCGTCAACCCGTCGCGGCCCTTCGGCAATCCATCACGGCCTTTCATCCAACCAGCccaatacagacagacacaaggcCAGAAGAGGCcatacaggcaggcagacattcAGAGAGGCCCCAACTTGATGACAAGGACGAGACCCTTTCAGCTGCGGAGACG GCCGCTGCCCCCTGTCCATCCCACCCAGAGGGAAGCCCGCCAGGCCACCTTCCTCTTCCACAGGGGACTGAAG GTCCACGCTCAGGTACAGAAGCCGACGCCGACGTCTCCAACCGCTCCTACAGTCAGAACTCGCCA GTGGCGCACATCTACAAATAGCAACGGAATCCTGACGGTTTCCATCGACAACCCCACTGCCATGACACAGCCTGA GCCTCCCAGTGCTTGGTCCCTACACCCCCCAAAGCCCCGAAGCCCTACCCCGGTcaagatggaggtggaggagaagaaGCCGGCACCACCTAAAGGAGTGCCCTTGCAGTTTGACATTAACAGTGTGGGGAAACAG CAGACAGCGATGACTCTGAATGAGCGCTTCCGTATCTTGAAGGACCAGCGTGTCGCCACCGCAC